ATGTGCTCCTTTAATATAAAGACAATTCAcaattttgtctttatttttaagaaatagTGAAACTGTTTGGAAATCAACAGGTAAGTTATAGGCTTTCTTGCATGTAAAGCAAAATATTAAACTCAATAAAAGTAATAACGCTGTTATGGAAGAACGAAAGGAAAACATTACGCGGAATAAGAATGAGTTGTACACGTGTAGTACGCTTTCAGCATTGTGATGTATTATCTCTGACACATTTCTGCACATCATTCTGGACATCACTATAATTTACATCTGACTTTTTGATGCATGATACGCCTCTGATTCGTTTCTAGATATCTTGtcttgctttgtgtgtgtgtgtgtgtgtgtgtgtgtgtgtgtgtgttttttttttagatcattttattattatttttgtaatagCGGTGCATTTTCCTGTTACACAGAAAGCCTGAGGAGGAAGGGGGTGTTGGTGTTAACTTTGTTGTATGTTTCTATGATTTTATGCTGTAGACAAAGGACAAGTCATGATGCTAATGGGATgcagctatttatttattttttaaacataggtGGGTTGGATTTACTAAAGATGGCACTGCTTATCTCAAGGCAAGCATCAGTGAGATTTCATATGAGCTCTTAAGCTCTTAAAGCACTGCACtgcaattatatttaaaaaatcgtTTGACGTTTGAAGGCTTCTTTACTAATAAAATCACATAACCCTGATatttgcaaacatttttttagaACTGGCCTGTTTAGTGCATGCACTATGCTGTTTTATACGCAGCCTATAGATCATACATCCAAGCATGcatgcatatactgtagaatCTTTAAAATACCCCCCCTAGTAAAAAAGAAATCCTCGCTTAAATCCTTCTATAAATGAGTCCTACCGTGAAATTTTGGAGGTCGAGGCGCGTGATTCAGACGCGCTCGCGACCTTGTTGCGTGTCCATGTCCCCACGTCGGCGGCGGGGATCGGTGccgcaagaagaagaagaaaaaaacgcgCTCGTTTATCACCGGGCTGCAGGCGCGAGGGACAGCATCTTCACAGAGCGTCCTTCGTGCACGAGCACGAGAGAAACCGGATCTCTCCTCCTCCGCCCTCCTTcctccacgcacacacacgcgcgcgcgcgcgcacacacaaacacactgtatattgcGTTAGTCACGCTTTGTTTGCGTCGGAGGTCCAACTTGGAGAATAAAATCACAACCGACTGTCCAAAGGTCGCAGAAAGCCGGAGGAGTGAGTGAGGCTCTGTGTGGGCCGGGTTGCCAGAGTGGATCATCCGTTTCTCAACCTATTCACGATTTAAATCGGTCTCTAGGGAGCTTTAAATCAATTggaaatcaaatgaaatcaaattCTAGCCTGTCTGAGCAAGGGAAATAGTTTTATGATGTGCCAACATGACAGCGCAGTTGTAGCTGCAAGTAGATTGGACAAGCAAGCATTGATTAGTTCATTAGTTCTCACAAAGCAAGACTCTGTATGTTAGGATCTCTAAGACACATGCAGACCCTCCTCCTGTCTTAGTCTTCATGCAAGATTTATTACTGCATATTCATGACATGTTCGAAGAATTTACATCATTGTGGaacaataatacaattttataATGTACAATATTATAGTGATTTTAATATTGGCCTAGTGGTTGTTGTAGAAATCAGAGAATCACTCCAATATGATCCTTggttgtagtgttttttttttttttaaatcattattttttgGCTCATCAGCAGCAACTGGTTTTATTGGTGTCAGTTCTGTGTGGGTGGATCTGCTGAAGCGTTGAAACAGACCGCATTTGCTTTTAAAGTTGCTCATTTTGCTGCTCCCCCGTGACTGTCTATTCTGAGGATGTGCTATTAACAGCACGCTGATCTGTGTCATCCAATCTCCCTTCCGATCATCCTgcattttttcctgtttttctccATCCTGTGTAACCCTTAAATTCCCTACAGTTCCTCACCTTTCGGTCTGTTTACTCTTCGAATGCACCGACTATGTCTGAGATAAGAATGTAGAGGTGATTGGGGTTAGTtgtaacatccatccatccgtctgtccgtccattttccatacagcaTTCTCCtccacagggtcgtgggggagcctggagtttATCcgagggaactcggggcacaaggcgggggataccctggacggggtgccaagacatcacagggcacaatcgcacacacattcatacacaacgGACAATTTCGACATGTAAacctttggactcggggaggaaaccggagtacccggaggtaACCCTTGAAAcacggggagaaaatgcaaGCTGGATTCAAGCCCCAAACCCcggaagtgcgaggcaaacctgctaaccactaagccacgtGTCCCCTCGGTTTGTCACATATTTATTCGAAGTGAAATATTCTAAAGctccagtttttgtttgttttttttttacacccggTAAACTTCATTGAGACTGGATTCATTTTACATTCCATGGATGTAGGATTCCTCCCGGAATATCCCTGGGATTATAGTACCGTCCAAATCCGACATACACGCCGCGCACAACATGTACCGacgatctctgctacttcctccCAAGCTTTATTTTACTTCGTAACGTCTCTAGTTAACATGCAGTCGTATGTGACGCGATGAAAGGACATCGGGGTTAGAAGTTTTGCTTCCATTTTACACGCCAGTAAACGTAAATCGTTTGGATATCACGTCAAACCCAATCGGCACAGAAATAAAGAATGGAAACGTCAACCGTTGCACATTTGTCGCTTGTCGATGCGACGCACACAAGTTCACAGAAAATGTCGCTTTCTAGTGTGAAGAAGATAGGGTTAGTGTCACCACTGTAGCCTGTCGATGATTAAAGCAATTGATAGCAGTACAGCTGACGTCTCTCCTCTCCACACCGCAGATAGATTAATCCCAGACTAAACAGGTCGAACGTGTCTCATTGTGCATCTTGACAAATTTGTTCTGACCTTAATCAGCATCGCACTGCTTTACATTCCTCTGAACGGCCTGAAGGCGAATTGATTGAGCATCTAACGAGCACTTGAGCCATTCCAGACACTTTAAGCGATCGCTGAACGGCCTCTGTGAGAATGGACGAGTAATCATATgtcaagccaaaaaaaaaccacacaattaaaaccacacacacacacatacgacaGAGCTCCTGATGGATCCGCTGACACAGGCCAGCAGTGAGGAGGTGGAAATTACATTTGATTTAAAACCAGGCTACGATCCAACAGCTCCGATTAGCAACAACGCCCAGAAATGATGGCACGGTAAAAAAATTTACACATTttcaaacgtttttttttttattcaaatgccATAAATCAGCCTTGAGATGTTTGGTATCTGAagttctttagttttgcactggagctccGAGGATAAGATACAAATGAATATACATTTTTGTCccgtctttattattattattattattattattattattattattattattaataaaacagaacaagaattagaatatttatttttttttaaaacaaaaaacacagaaatcCACAAATTTGAAAATGTGACGTAGGTGAATCTGGCAACAGCCctcaacaaaaaataaacaaacaattttatttaaaaaaaaaaaaaaaaaaaaaaaaaaaaaaaaaaacatctagagAACATTTAACACATTCAGAAAGATAGATACTGATTTCACAATAATGTCAACTCTTCTTAATTTTGTCTTTGGTGTGGGGTGTACAAATGTTTGCACTCGACCGTCACCCTAAATCTTTCCTACCGATATGTCTACAAGCTCAAATATAAACTATGTTATTATTCGCATAACCTCCAGCTTCCTGGTGTCATTCTGGGAGGCAGAGTGATACCGAACCGCactataaatacatttcaaaaataaaacggTGACGACAGTGACATTTTGTTCGTCCTCACAGATAGAATCAGCAAATCGGTGActgcttctttttattttttactattaaCTGTCAGCAACAAACACGGTAGCTTCAGTGCAGAACTAAAGAAGCAAGCGTCAGACCCCGAGCATTTTTACTAATAGCGtaaatgtgatatttttatttcaaccTGATTTCACTGGGTTAAATGGAATCCAATTAAAAGGCTCACATTTATCGTTTATCTACATCTCGATCTATAcgctttatttctttttctttaaaacagaAAATTATTTCACAACAGGCCGTCTCAAGCAAACCCTCACACAAACCTGCCAAACACCTACAAAACTGTATCAAAAGTGCACCATAGTGTTATACATATTTTCAATGTTTCAATCTTTTTCACCTATATcagtaattaatattattataatttcataatatttatacaaataCCACTATGTACAAGGTAGAAATACATAAACCCACAAATAACCCCATATGTTCAGTTTATAGCCCCTCCCCTCTGTTCGGGACACGCCCCCTAATTTCCCCCCCCCATGCACAAGCCTTTGGTCAGAAACTCAGGCTTAGAAAGGTTGCAGCATGTCAGGACTGTCAGTATCACAGAGCcgagtacatttaacacatttcaGCCAGTGCGTTTAAACATTCTCACGATGTACACACAATGCTGTAACCGCATCACATCCGGATTGccgtgggggggagggggaggacgCTGGGGTGAAGGGtcgggggggggagagggagggggggcgTCAGCGCGATCTGATCCAGTCTGCTCAGGGTGAGACGCAGCAGGACTCGGAAACGGAGGCCGGCACGTTCCGCAGGGTTCCGCGAGGGGCCGCTGTGCTGAGCAATCTCAGTCTCTGGATTGGTAGAACAGGATGTAGCCCGACTCGGAGTTCTTGGAGATTTCCGAAGTGAGTCCGTAGAACTCCTCTATCGCCTGGGCATCGATTTTCTGTCgagaaaaccaaaaacaaaacatggaacctAAAACATGCTGTCGCAAAGCAACCCGCGACCACTGACTTTCTATATACACGTGCACGACACGGAGCCACGATTTCTGCGACAAATCAACATTTTAGCTAGGATGCAGATTACATAGGATGTGATAAAGCGACAAATCCAAAGACAAATCCAGCCCGTACAGgaggttttttgtgattgttgtgaccaaaaatgcttgcttttgctgtggctttgaaaaaataaataaataataaaaactaaaaataatgtaaaaaaataaatacttgaaTCGGCAAAATCGCGATTGCACGAAATTATTTAGTGCGCTCTTTCGCAGTGTATGTTGCTAAACAAGACCTCATATTCGACTCACATGAATAAAAAGGGcgttggctgaatgcgcgttgtggcGACGTCACaggacgcgtctcggcccgaatctgtggtaatttagaaaaattgcgaGCGCCTCCGgatattgcggagtttcctcgattttgcgttcatttctgcccTCGCAGAATCCTGGAGGGATTTCCGATTTCTCGGGCCAACCCTATGGCAAGCGTGGTCCGACGTTTTCCTCGGTTCCCCGCTCACGActtttagttcctacctgcaattaGTTCCCGTTTACCACTTACAACTTGCTTTCCCATACGATACGTATAGagacattacaaagaaaaataaagcttggatgGAAGTAGCAGAGAACGTTGGCGGCTCTGCCGAGTCTACAAACCTAGCGTCAGTGACGATAGTACGAAGCAAAGCACGTAAGATGTACACAACACACTCAATACTGCCtgattatatactgtagtatacaACCGTGGGAGAGTAAtcatttataatcgcactatccaaGTTTCTCTTTGGAGTCTCAAGCTTTCTTCTTCATGTCTCTGGGGGTTTTTTCCtgattagggatctaaatctaacTCTCAATGTGtatttctctaaagctgctttgtgattgAACGAAATTAAAggcgctttaaaaaaaaaaaaaaagcatgctggTTTGGATCACATACATCTTGTGAATGTAGTTAATTACCTCTACGATGTCATCATCGAAAAGCAGCCAGAAGTCGTGACTCTTGACGATAGCGATGTAGTGTCCGCGATTGGGCCCGCTGTTAAGATGAGATCAAAATATATTAATCACACATAATACATGCCAATAATAATGAATagatcctgtttaaaaaaataataataataaaataaataaataatgttcaaacatactgaaagaaaatgaatcaggtACACAACAAGCATAAAATGTTCGGTTTGTCAAACCAAcctcccacaatgcaccaccaCGGCGACAAGGTCGTAAAGCCTTTCGGGATTGGTCGCGTCTCCGGACGTGTTGAAGAGGCGGAGCTCCAAAGGGAAGACCACGCGGTAGCTTAGCTTAGTGTAACGCTGGAGCTGCTCCATGTATTTAAATCTCTTCAGATGCAGGGCTAAAATCATGGGCAGCTTCTTCACCCTCATcctacgacacacacacacacaccgttaaAACACGCGTAGACTGAACTAAAGCTCGAACAGAGTGGCCAGACGTTACAGACGTCCTCTTTACCTTTTGTGTGCCTCTTGTTTACTCCTACATTCCTCACAGTAGTATTTATATTCACTACACAGGGTCTCTGTATTACTGAAGCCCCTAGAGACAAAATGGCGGGTATTAAAACGTAGTTCAGGGTTAAACTACAAGCTGAAGTCGTCAATCAGAATTCGTGGTCAAAATAATCCAACGCGCTCGTGAGAAAAACCCGACACACACCTGAGGCAGTGCGTGATTGAAGTGTTCTGCTCAACGTCCACAGACAAATCCAGGAAGTCCTCGTCCTTGCTGCTTATCTACGAAATAAAAAGAGAAGGTTAAATGTTAGATACAAAAACATAACGTGAGTCTGATAGCCGtgattattattgtgtgttatgaGGAGACCGAGCTTTAAAAGCTGACGTTAACCGTCCCCTCATACATTTCTCCACTAATCCAGGTTGCATTACCGTCTCGCAGGTGAGGCAGCGCGTCTCGTTGGTCAGTGTGCCCTGGAAGATCTCGTGTACCCATGTGGTGGACGGAGGAGTGCTGTTACTCTTCTGTGAGTCCAGCGTGCCGTTGGCCAGTTTGCCGTTCTGCTTGTCCTGCTTCTTCTCCTCCTGCAGCAGGTCGGCTATAGTGTTCAGCAGGTAGTTGAGGAACTCGTGTGCATCCTGCTGCATGTAGTTATCAAAGAGCTCTGCAACCCAGAGTGAGTGTTGTTAAACAGTGAATCAAATCAACGACAAATTTAAATTCACAAAACGATTTTAAAATTCTTTACACCggactagggctgcaactaacgattattttcataagcgattagttggctgattatatttccaattaatcggatgggggcaaactttcaggttagtaaaaacaaatgtgttccatttgagacgatattacctttctaaaattcatagactagaccagtggttctcaaccttttgtgagcaTTTTGGGACCCCTAGAATATTTTGAGCAAACAACAAGGACCCCCTCAcgccacaacaattataggctatatattatacagtcatttctatataagTTGCCTTaatttattgatatttaacattaataatattaaaattgaatcaaagcatttcaagattttatttttgacaTTGATTGTTGGGgcgacatttaatttgactctctgaattatcctttgtttattttatccatcagtgCAACACTttaacttgtctaccactcataggtttttgcaaattatcatttcatttgtaaataaatttaaaataaatccatcaatgaacgatcgtcagctcagctaGCCTGATATttgcgaataaccaaattgattaactttaaaacatctcatttgaatattttgatacatttaacaaaatacacacactatatgtgtgtgtgtaatataaatatatatatatacatacatatacatatatatacacatatatacacatacatacatatatacacatacatacattatatatatatacatacattatatatatatacatacattatatatacatacatacattatatatacatacattatatatatatatatatatatatatatatatatatatatatatatataatgtatgtatatatatatatatatatatatatatatatatatatatatatatatatatatatatatatatatatatacatacattatatatatatatacatacattatatatatatatatatatacacatacattatatatatatacatacattatatatatatatatataatgtatgtatatatatatatatatatacatacattatatatatatatatataatgtatgtatatatatataatgtatgtgtatatatatatatatatataatgtatgtatatatatataatgtatgtatatatatatatatatatatatatatatatatatatatatatatatatatatatatatatacatacattatatatatatatacatacattatatatatatatatatacacatacattatatatatatacatacattatatatatatatatataatgtatgtatatatatatatatatatatatatatatatatatataatgtatgtatatatatatatatatatatatacacatacattatatatatatatacatacattatatatatatatatatatatatatatatatatacatacattatatatatatatatatatatatatatataatgtatgtatatatatataatgtatgtatatatatatatatatatatatatatataatgtatgtatatatatatatatatatatatatatatatatatatacacatacatatatatatatatacacatacattatatatatatatatacatacattatatatatatatatatatatatatatatatatatatatatatatatatatatatacatacattatatatatatacatacattatatatatatatatatatatatatatatatatatatatatatatatatatatatatataatttaaacatttttaaaactttccttGGACCctctgcaattacaccactgaccactgcactagacggtagtgcatagtgtacgtcatttgggacacaactttagtatttgctctccgaagcgtgttttcggaacagaagtaatgcaatgagtaaatgtaccgcgtgcagaccaactaatcgataatgagattcggtgtcaacgattttcataatcgattttatcgattagttgttgcagctctacaccGGACGCCATTTTCCAGACCAGTACGACCTGTCGGCTCTTTCTGAAATCTTTTCACGCGCTCCTTAGCTGACTCGTTTCCCCTCACCGTTCTCTTTGCGCAGCCGTGTGATGAATTTCTTCGGAGGGATGACGCCCACCTTCCTCTTCTGGTTGGCGATGCTGTGGAACAGGTCGGCCAGGCAGGTGAGCAGGTTCTCTTTGCGCCGCGGCTGACTCCTGTAGGCCAGGATCTTCTCCCGAAACGGCCGGCAGAAGTACAGAGCCTGGAGCACCGAGTTGCAGTAGCAGGTGTTCCCGAACTGCGGGGTGAAAAACGAAACGTGAGTCAGACGTGAACGCGGCGACGCGAAGACTAGATTAAACGTGCGCGTTCTTACGTTAACCAATCCGAAGTAGTGCTCGTTGACAGGGAACTGCTCCGAGCCAATTTCTTTCTCCAAAGCGGAGGCATTGGCGCCCTGAAAGATAAACATGGACGGCATGACGATTTCAGTggcaataaaatgtaaaacatcagaaattttatttcatcttttgatcaaaACTAATTCCAGTCAATCAATTAAGTTATTACTTATCCAGCAAATCTTCCAAATAGGTTTCGCCATCAGACCCACGTCACCATGTGTAGCGTGACATCACATCACATGGTTTTAAAGAGAGGCATGACAAGAGGACTGAGAGGTAAGTGGACTTGTGCTTTCAATAAACAGACCTGTAACCCTGGGCTAACTCACAatacataacatttacattCGCTGCAGGAAAACGTGACTAAAGAAGCCCAAAGCAGAGTTTTTTAAGGACATTGCAAACCAAAAACAATCACGTTCGATCCGATTTTTAATCCTGATCTGCGCCACTTTTATATGTGGTACTAAAGTCCGATACACTCTGCAGTTTTTGTGTAGCAATTAATCTCAGGTCCTGTCTGCATGCATACAGATATTTTTAAAACGTTGTTTTTAATCTACTGTTTTTCAAAAATCTCTCAATCCACACTCATGTGAGCCCAGTGACAGCACGGTAAGTCATAGTAACTGTGTGACACGCCTCATGTAAcagtaagagtgtgtgtattgAGTGGTACAGATGGAAAAACATCAACATACTATATGCATGCAGAGCATTTTCCAAAAACAAAGCTTTTTTTCCATtcatatgaaaataatgaaaatggctctttttaaaaaaaatatatatatagctatacatacattttttttttttttttctggacatTTTTGAAAAGTGTTCGAGTGACGTAAAACACCACTTGTGTGTGGATGAGAGGCCAAAACTCAGAAATAACTAGAGgacgaccgatagtggat
This genomic interval from Ictalurus punctatus breed USDA103 chromosome 23, Coco_2.0, whole genome shotgun sequence contains the following:
- the usp12a gene encoding ubiquitin carboxyl-terminal hydrolase 12A, with translation MEILMTVSKFASFCTMGANASALEKEIGSEQFPVNEHYFGLVNFGNTCYCNSVLQALYFCRPFREKILAYRSQPRRKENLLTCLADLFHSIANQKRKVGVIPPKKFITRLRKENELFDNYMQQDAHEFLNYLLNTIADLLQEEKKQDKQNGKLANGTLDSQKSNSTPPSTTWVHEIFQGTLTNETRCLTCETISSKDEDFLDLSVDVEQNTSITHCLRGFSNTETLCSEYKYYCEECRSKQEAHKRMRVKKLPMILALHLKRFKYMEQLQRYTKLSYRVVFPLELRLFNTSGDATNPERLYDLVAVVVHCGSGPNRGHYIAIVKSHDFWLLFDDDIVEKIDAQAIEEFYGLTSEISKNSESGYILFYQSRD